The Amyelois transitella isolate CPQ chromosome Z, ilAmyTran1.1, whole genome shotgun sequence genome contains a region encoding:
- the LOC132901755 gene encoding uncharacterized protein LOC132901755 isoform X1, whose protein sequence is MEDDTQILFTEYDGDQQQTLQTTASHSAQTSTTKPKDGASHGKLECDYGQCTDIDLRNFEQEYLKFIKKNSDEENHEPPIDDRCEITGVELVVPEDPSRNFFSDTDDFLNQLENHEEQRIFIDGCGCAMSCQEKFPREAVLQSRLESQEMNTKCDLGHNHLNLFTMGALNALTRQGSNTLKTNKNKTKVRKAAHTTFFFQGIAVCKNFFQFVYALGEKRYKNIKSKVLKGNLATVSSPHNFTLIRTNNAQQTIDAVLFKKSFSEQNSLVLPGRVPSFHNPDLHILPSSMNKRYVYDKYQEASKLSERDAVSLRTWYRLWQTYAPNIVIQKPRTDLCTKCQENITALGKMQGLDENEKRGLIEKSSQHLDLVQTERAYYKQLIDTSADVFGNRKLGQNQPCSSPGKMHYSFDFAQQVHLPHSSQQVGPLYFLAGYKIGLFGIAAEPLKQFVLYIIPEACNTGKGSNTVISLLDHFFNNFGLGETDVICHADNCSGQNKNNFMMQYALWRTLTGKHKSFQLSFLPVGHTKFAPDLYFGLFKKKFRLSNSNTARDVLECAVSACHNSDTVTAVLVGNETGDIMNVHSYNWADFFKKKSPQSVTQLLSYNHFKASIDDPGVLHCTKKFDDQDVKNVAVFNSTCDFTQNASPTVIPPTRLSFERQQYLFQKIRVYVSPEAQNVLCPEPIKIVAISAIEDPLLDVEMPLIDTESATPSTSALTVVESQKRKTPKCGYCGEMGHRNQKRSNVYFCKKRELDERLESS, encoded by the exons ATGGAAGACGATACtcaaattttgtttactgAATATGATGGCGATCAGCAGCAAACACTACAAACAACAGCTTCACATTCAGCACAGACATCGACGACGAAACCAAAAG atGGAGCTTCTCATGGAAAATTGGAGTGTGATTACGGTCAATGCACAGACAtagatttaagaaattttgaacaggagtatttaaaattcataaaaaaaaattctgatgAAGAAAATCATGAGCCTCCTATCGATGATAGATGCGAAATAACTGGCGTTGAATTAGTTGTACCAGAAGACCCatctcgtaattttttttctgatactGACGATTTTCTCAACCAATTGGAAAACCATGAAGAACAACGGATATTTATCGACGGTTGCGGCTGTGCTATGTCATGCCAAGAAAAATTTCCCCGTGAAGCTGTGCTACAGTCCAGATTAGAATCACAGGAAATGAATACCAAATGCGACCTAGGCCataatcatttaaatttgtttactaTGGGTGCTCTTAATGCTCTAACTCGTCAAGGGTCCAATActcttaaaacaaacaaaaacaaaacaaaggtaAGGAAAGCAGCTcatacaacttttttttttcaaggcaTAGCTGTTTGTAAGaacttttttcagtttgtttaTGCATTAGGGGaaaaaagatacaaaaatattaagagcAAAGTACTTAAAGGAAATTTAGCAACAGTGTCCTCTCCTCATAATTTCACGTTGATAAGAACCAATAATGCCCAGCAAACAATTGATGCTGTATTATTCAAAAAATCTTTCTCAGAACAAAATTCATTAGTCTTGCCAGGCCGCGTTCCAAGTTTTCATAATCCTGACTTACATATTTTACCCAGTTCAATGAATAAACGATACGTGTATGATAAGTACCAAGAAGCGAGCAAATTGTCCGAAAGAGATGCTGTGAGTTTAAGAACTTGGTACAGATTATGGCAAACCTATGCTCCAAATATTGTCATTCAAAAGCCTCGAACGGACCTGTGTACAAAATGCCAAGAAAATATTACAGCTTTAGGTAAAATGCAAGGCTTAGATGAAAATGAAAAGCGCGGATTGATTGAAAAATCGTCCCAACATTTAGATTTAGTTCAAACTGAACGTGCCTATTACAAACAATTGATTGACACGTCAGCAGATGTATTCGGAAACCGGAAACTAGGGCAAAACCAGCCATGCTCATCGCCAGGAAAAATGCATTACTCGTTTGATTTTGCGCAACAGGTACATTTGCCTCATAGCTCACAGCAAGTTGGACCTCTTTACTTTTTGGCGGGATATAAAATCGGTTTGTTTGGCATAGCCGCGGAGCCACTAAAACAATTTGTGTTATATATCATCCCAGAAGCTTGCAATACTGGAAAAGGTTCGAATACCGTAATCTCACTCCTAGACcactttttcaataattttgggCTGGGTGAAACAGACGTCATTTGTCATGCTGATAATTGTAGcggtcaaaataaaaataacttcatgATGCAGTACGCATTATGGCGTACACTAACGGGGAAACATAAATCATTTCAACTTTCTTTTTTGCCCGTTGGACATACCAAATTCGCGCCGGATTTATACTTCggactatttaaaaaaaagttccgTCTTTCCAATTCAAACACAGCCAGAGATGTGTTGGAGTGCGCCGTTTCAGCTTGCCATAATTCAGACACAGTTACGGCAGTTCTTGTCGGTAATGAAACTGGTGATATAATGAATGTGCATTCATACAATTGGGCcgatttctttaaaaagaaatctccGCAAAGCGTGACACAGCTGCTCTCTTACAACCATTTCAAAGCGTCTATTGATGATCCTGGAGTCCTGCATTGCACCAAAAAGTTTGATGATCAAGATGTTAAAAACGTCGCAGTTTTTAATTCCACTTGTGATTTCACACAAAATGCTAGTCCGACTGTAATACCTCCTACAAGGCTATCGTTTGAGCGACAACAGTATTTGTTCCAAAAAATTCGTGTCTATGTTTCCCCTGAGGCTCAAAATGTCTTGTGTCCAGAACCTATAAAAATCGTTGCAATAAGTGCTATAGAAGATCCGTTACTTGACGTCGAAATGCCGCTCATAGATACTGAATCAGCCACCCCGTCGACGTCGGCGCTCACAGTAGTGGAAAGCCAAAAACGAAAAACACCCAAATGCGGCTACTGTGGTGAAATGGGCCACAGAAATCAAAAAAGgagtaatgtatatttttgtaaaaaaagagaaCTTGATGAGCGCCTTGAATCCAGTTAA
- the LOC132901755 gene encoding uncharacterized protein LOC132901755 isoform X2: protein MEDDTQILFTEYDGDQQQTLQTTASHSAQTSTTKPKAQHKGTQTRETEIRFSSTCSKNEIVYSTRDLPQINNYPGQCISDPRNEDVARIILYELERLPEKHRISAFAIIFNDIKKIHDEVSSQPVVTDSNTRVNAEEARKRDLQQRVLRNMARVFGDEELK from the exons ATGGAAGACGATACtcaaattttgtttactgAATATGATGGCGATCAGCAGCAAACACTACAAACAACAGCTTCACATTCAGCACAGACATCGACGACGAAACCAAAAG caCAACATAAAGGCACTCAAACACGGGAAACTGAAATAAGGTTTTCCAGTACGTGCTCAAAAAATGAGATTGTTTATTCCACTCGGGACTTACcccaaataaataactatccCGGTCAGTGCATTTCAGATCCTCGAAACGAAGATGTAGccagaataattttatatgagtTGGAGCGTTTGCCTGAAAAACACCGCATTAGTGCTTTTGCCATAATTTtcaatgatataaaaaaaattcacgaTGAAGTGTCTTCTCAGCCTGTTGTTACTGATAGCAATACTCGTGTAAACGCTGAAGAGGCAAGGAAACGTGACTTACAACAAAGAGTTTTAAGAAACATGGCGAGAGTGTTTGGCGATGAGGAGTTAAAGTAA